From one Thermomicrobiales bacterium genomic stretch:
- the mtnA gene encoding S-methyl-5-thioribose-1-phosphate isomerase, giving the protein MTTKTPPIEPLALDGDRITIIDQTLLPGEERRVTVGTIEEMHESIRSLRVRGAPAIGIAAAFGLDIAARASLATERAAFLADLDAARVYLASSRPTAVNLFWALDRVWARVSNEQGDVTTLRAAVRAEALAILEDDRAAGRAIGEYGAALLTDGAVLTHCNAGGLATSGYGTALAPIYLAHEQGKAIAVFADETRPLLQGARLTAWEMARAGVPVTVIGDGMAATVLARGDAQAVIVGADRVAANGDFANKIGTLGLAIIAHELSVPFYVAMPLSTVDPTIASGAEIPIEVRGEDELRVFNGRAIVPAAAGVYNPAFDITPHRYVTAFITERGVVSPPYLFGI; this is encoded by the coding sequence ATGACGACGAAAACGCCGCCGATCGAGCCACTGGCCCTCGATGGAGACCGGATTACGATCATCGACCAGACGCTGCTGCCCGGGGAGGAGCGGCGGGTGACGGTCGGCACAATCGAGGAGATGCACGAGTCGATTCGTAGCTTGCGGGTGCGCGGCGCGCCGGCCATCGGCATCGCGGCAGCGTTCGGGCTGGATATCGCGGCGCGGGCGTCGCTGGCGACCGAGCGCGCTGCGTTCCTCGCCGATCTCGATGCGGCGCGGGTCTACCTCGCGTCCTCCCGGCCGACGGCGGTGAATCTGTTCTGGGCGCTCGACCGGGTCTGGGCGCGGGTGTCGAACGAGCAGGGGGATGTGACCACGCTGCGGGCGGCAGTGCGCGCGGAGGCGCTCGCGATCCTGGAGGATGACCGCGCGGCCGGCCGGGCAATCGGCGAATACGGCGCGGCACTATTGACCGACGGCGCAGTGCTGACACATTGCAACGCCGGCGGGCTGGCGACTTCAGGCTACGGCACGGCGCTCGCGCCGATCTATCTCGCTCACGAGCAGGGAAAGGCGATCGCAGTCTTTGCCGACGAGACGCGGCCACTGCTGCAGGGAGCGCGGCTGACTGCATGGGAGATGGCGCGGGCGGGCGTGCCGGTGACAGTGATCGGCGACGGGATGGCGGCGACCGTCCTGGCGCGTGGCGATGCGCAGGCGGTAATCGTCGGGGCGGACCGGGTGGCGGCGAATGGGGACTTTGCCAACAAGATCGGGACGCTCGGTCTGGCAATCATTGCCCACGAGCTGAGCGTTCCGTTCTACGTCGCGATGCCACTCTCGACGGTCGACCCCACGATCGCCAGTGGCGCTGAGATCCCGATCGAGGTGCGCGGGGAGGACGAGCTGCGCGTCTTCAATGGCCGCGCGATCGTCCCTGCCGCAGCTGGAGTCTATAACCCTGCCTTCGATATTACCCCCCACCGCTATGTCACTGCCTTCATCACCGAGCGGGGCGTTGTCTCCCCGCCGTATTTGTTCGGGATCTGA
- a CDS encoding ABC transporter substrate-binding protein → MRSSILVFIVSLGLLVSACGSSSDKTPTATTAAATSPTAAATAVESTATSPPAGSPSTTAPSATSVATTPASTATPESAAEPTKVTLALGFVANVQFAPFYVALDRGYYADAGFDVTVQQGPNPDLLAQLGAGSIDFAVTSGDSLVPARAAGIPVRYVMAQFQKYPVGATAIAGKGAPLVKPEDLKGRRVGVSQLNGSTYFGLLALLQAGGLTLDDIQLVTIGFAELEALTQDRIDVAMTYLVNEPVQAREMGYTMEELAVSDFVNMVSTGLVTSDAMIEQHPDVVQRFVEATLKGLKDSLDNPDAAFEASMKRMPEITGDTVRIQRAVLEQAQKWQQPPAGHPLGWTDPEAWKNTQDLLVSVGIVKTPVDLDSLYTNAFVEQAAR, encoded by the coding sequence ATGCGCAGCTCTATTCTTGTGTTCATCGTGAGCCTCGGGCTGCTTGTCTCGGCCTGTGGCTCATCATCGGACAAGACGCCGACCGCGACGACCGCCGCAGCGACCAGCCCGACGGCCGCCGCGACCGCTGTTGAATCGACCGCCACCAGCCCGCCTGCTGGTTCGCCCTCCACGACTGCGCCGTCTGCAACCAGCGTCGCCACGACGCCGGCGAGCACTGCAACCCCGGAGAGCGCGGCAGAGCCGACGAAGGTCACGCTGGCGCTCGGCTTCGTGGCGAACGTGCAGTTCGCGCCGTTCTATGTCGCGCTGGATCGGGGCTACTACGCCGACGCCGGGTTCGATGTGACGGTGCAGCAGGGACCGAACCCCGACCTGCTCGCCCAGCTCGGCGCTGGCAGCATCGACTTTGCGGTGACAAGTGGCGATTCGCTCGTCCCAGCGCGGGCAGCAGGTATCCCTGTTCGCTACGTGATGGCCCAATTCCAGAAGTACCCGGTCGGCGCGACGGCGATCGCTGGCAAGGGCGCGCCGTTGGTGAAGCCCGAGGATCTCAAGGGGCGTCGCGTCGGCGTCTCGCAGCTGAATGGCTCGACCTACTTCGGGTTGCTTGCGCTTCTGCAGGCCGGCGGCCTGACGCTGGACGACATCCAGCTGGTGACGATTGGCTTCGCCGAGCTCGAAGCGCTGACCCAGGACCGCATCGACGTCGCGATGACCTACCTCGTCAATGAGCCAGTCCAGGCCCGGGAGATGGGCTACACGATGGAGGAGCTGGCTGTCTCCGACTTCGTGAACATGGTCTCGACCGGGCTGGTGACGAGTGACGCGATGATCGAGCAACATCCGGATGTCGTCCAGCGCTTTGTCGAGGCAACGCTCAAGGGCCTGAAGGATTCGCTGGATAACCCCGACGCAGCGTTCGAGGCGTCGATGAAGCGGATGCCGGAAATCACCGGCGACACCGTGCGGATTCAACGAGCAGTGCTGGAGCAGGCCCAGAAGTGGCAGCAGCCTCCCGCCGGCCATCCTCTCGGATGGACAGATCCCGAGGCGTGGAAGAACACCCAGGATCTGCTCGTTTCGGTTGGCATCGTCAAGACTCCGGTCGATCTTGACTCTCTCTACACCAATGCCTTCGTCGAGCAGGCCGCGCGTTAG
- a CDS encoding HD domain-containing protein has translation MSDTRVRLPELVERMPGRERDIVRRLAHAFNAAGQELYLVGGIVRDLLLDRGRSDLDFTTSATPEQTKLAGGAASPDATFAIGEQFGTIGFVFQQPGEPDIVVEITTYRSETYPTPDRRPEVSHNATLRDDLSRRDFTINALALDPLDGELIDPFGGIGDLGGRQIIAVGDPVERFNEDPLRILRAARFAAQLGFEIEDATLAAMQALGPELRRISRERIATELNRLLVGPHVADGLRALHEADLIRWVLPEAQPMAEDDRDSVGARHKDIWEHTVRVVGQTPARLAVRWAALLHDAAKPATRSVDQAGEVHFFGHEIAGADLARRAMRRLKQEKTLEQRVTLLVAMHLRGAGYDDSWTDAAVRRLALEAGDAFEDLLDLAAADVTSARADKQAAAARRVAGLREHVARLEAVAALDALQSPLDGDELMALFGLPPGIWIKHVKERLREMVIDGDLAIGDRETAERLARAWLADADDELAVAIAQASRSRKS, from the coding sequence GTGAGCGATACGCGGGTGCGATTGCCGGAGCTGGTCGAACGGATGCCGGGGAGGGAGCGGGATATCGTCCGCCGCCTGGCGCACGCGTTCAACGCGGCCGGACAGGAGCTCTACCTCGTCGGCGGAATCGTCCGGGATTTGCTGCTGGATCGCGGCCGGAGCGACCTCGACTTCACCACATCAGCCACACCCGAGCAGACAAAGCTGGCAGGGGGCGCAGCCAGCCCGGACGCGACATTCGCTATCGGGGAGCAGTTCGGCACGATCGGCTTTGTCTTCCAGCAGCCGGGCGAGCCAGACATCGTCGTCGAGATCACGACCTACCGCAGCGAGACCTACCCAACGCCAGACCGCCGGCCGGAGGTCTCCCACAACGCGACACTCCGCGACGACCTCTCCCGGCGCGACTTCACGATCAACGCGCTGGCGCTCGACCCACTCGATGGCGAACTGATCGACCCGTTCGGCGGCATCGGCGATCTCGGCGGCCGGCAGATCATTGCCGTCGGCGACCCGGTCGAGCGGTTCAATGAGGATCCACTCCGGATCCTCCGCGCCGCCCGCTTCGCCGCCCAGCTTGGCTTCGAGATCGAGGACGCCACGCTCGCCGCGATGCAGGCGCTCGGTCCCGAGCTGCGGCGCATCAGCCGTGAGCGCATCGCCACCGAGCTGAACAGGCTCCTGGTCGGCCCACACGTGGCCGACGGGCTACGAGCGCTCCACGAAGCCGATCTGATCCGCTGGGTACTGCCGGAGGCGCAGCCGATGGCGGAGGACGACCGGGATTCCGTCGGCGCGCGACACAAGGACATCTGGGAGCATACCGTCCGCGTCGTCGGCCAGACGCCCGCTCGGCTGGCCGTGCGCTGGGCGGCGCTACTGCACGACGCGGCCAAGCCAGCCACGCGTTCGGTCGACCAAGCCGGCGAGGTTCATTTCTTCGGCCACGAGATCGCCGGGGCGGACCTGGCGCGCCGGGCGATGCGGCGGCTGAAGCAGGAGAAGACACTCGAGCAGCGAGTCACGCTGCTGGTGGCTATGCATCTGCGTGGCGCAGGATATGACGACAGCTGGACCGACGCGGCTGTTCGACGGCTGGCGCTGGAGGCTGGCGACGCGTTTGAGGACCTGCTCGATCTGGCGGCCGCCGACGTGACCAGCGCGCGCGCCGACAAGCAGGCCGCGGCAGCCCGCCGGGTGGCCGGCCTGCGCGAGCACGTCGCGCGCCTCGAAGCCGTGGCCGCCCTCGACGCACTACAATCGCCGCTGGATGGCGACGAGCTGATGGCGCTGTTCGGCCTGCCGCCCGGCATCTGGATCAAGCATGTCAAGGAACGCCTCCGCGAGATGGTGATCGATGGCGACCTGGCCATCGGCGACCGGGAGACCGCCGAGCGTCTGGCCCGCGCGTGGCTGGCCGATGCCGACGACGAGCTCGCCGTCGCGATAGCCCAGGCTAGCCGCAGCCGCAAATCCTAG
- a CDS encoding (2Fe-2S)-binding protein — MRIEELRGQRVARGEAFTFKWEGEDVTAYPGETILGALLARGVRTLRETSGGQPRGMLCGIGMCFDCLVTVNGTPSCRACVTPASAGLVVEPNRPYAWGPEGEIA, encoded by the coding sequence ATGCGAATCGAGGAGTTGCGCGGGCAACGAGTCGCCCGTGGCGAAGCGTTCACGTTCAAGTGGGAGGGCGAAGACGTCACCGCCTATCCGGGCGAGACGATCCTTGGCGCGTTGCTCGCGCGCGGCGTTCGGACGCTGCGCGAGACCTCCGGCGGTCAGCCGCGCGGGATGCTCTGTGGAATCGGGATGTGCTTCGACTGTCTGGTGACGGTGAATGGCACACCGAGCTGCCGCGCCTGTGTCACTCCGGCATCTGCGGGGCTCGTGGTCGAGCCCAACCGGCCGTATGCCTGGGGCCCCGAAGGAGAGATCGCATGA
- a CDS encoding GNAT family N-acetyltransferase yields MDFQPSTDSSALDRAAGDVVREVESLAEMEEVFRIRDEVFVHEQRLTRDARHDPDDRTSIHYLAWRDGRPLGTGRLTLHGREAQVAWVAVRPEARGSGLGNAVMEAIIDRADLERAAYIVLNAQDHAITFYERLGFEIVGPEFTMGGIGHRVMIRRGAPR; encoded by the coding sequence ATGGATTTCCAACCGTCAACCGATTCGTCGGCGCTCGATCGAGCTGCGGGGGATGTCGTCCGCGAGGTCGAAAGCCTCGCCGAGATGGAGGAGGTCTTCCGCATTCGGGACGAGGTGTTCGTCCACGAGCAGCGGCTGACCCGCGACGCCCGGCACGATCCCGACGACCGCACGAGCATCCACTATCTCGCCTGGCGCGATGGCCGGCCGCTTGGCACCGGCAGGCTGACCCTGCACGGCCGCGAGGCACAGGTCGCCTGGGTGGCGGTGCGTCCGGAGGCGCGTGGCTCCGGCCTCGGCAACGCGGTGATGGAGGCGATCATCGATCGGGCCGATCTTGAGCGGGCGGCCTATATCGTCCTCAACGCGCAGGACCATGCCATTACATTCTACGAACGGCTCGGTTTCGAGATCGTCGGCCCCGAGTTCACGATGGGTGGCATCGGCCATCGCGTGATGATCCGCCGCGGCGCTCCGAGGTAA
- a CDS encoding NAD(P)/FAD-dependent oxidoreductase, whose protein sequence is MSDGASTPAIVVVGAGPAGIAAATMLLEQGARVTLIDEMPAVGGQYYKQRSAARNISRGRDLDERVEKGQDRLAALHGDRFTLQTDTLAWGLFQPSQVATLRGDTADILSPDAVVLAGGAMERAAAFPGWTLPGVIMAGGVQSLLSKDGVLPGRRFLVAGTGPLLLAVAGEIAEAGGQVVGVVEGSQATAPLRHLHHFWGQMRRVKEAWDYRRVLAQHDIPIYSGHVVTAARGDGQVEEVTFARADADWQVLPDTQRTVAVDTLCIHFGFEALTEIARMAECETAWEEDRGGWHVVHDDGMRASQPGIYVAGQLAGIGGADLAESTGALAGLSAAHDLGLLSERSYTAQAASLRQDIAQRRDIARVLNTIYVPGAALPDVVTPETIICRCEEIQASAIDTAIAEGALSINDIKRRTRCGMGLCQGRICSPIVRAYVARKAGATPTDVGLITARPPLRPIPLAALADLPDEHVGEAVSAV, encoded by the coding sequence ATGAGCGACGGAGCCAGCACCCCCGCGATTGTCGTCGTCGGCGCCGGCCCGGCCGGGATCGCCGCCGCAACGATGCTTCTCGAACAGGGTGCGCGAGTAACGCTGATCGATGAGATGCCGGCCGTCGGCGGCCAGTACTACAAGCAGCGGTCGGCGGCGCGCAACATCTCGCGCGGACGCGATCTCGACGAGCGCGTCGAGAAGGGCCAGGATCGTCTCGCCGCACTGCATGGCGACCGCTTCACGTTGCAGACCGACACGCTTGCCTGGGGGCTGTTCCAGCCCAGCCAGGTGGCGACGCTACGCGGCGACACCGCTGACATTCTCTCGCCAGACGCCGTCGTCCTCGCCGGCGGCGCGATGGAACGCGCAGCGGCCTTCCCCGGCTGGACGCTTCCCGGCGTCATCATGGCCGGCGGAGTCCAGTCACTGCTGAGCAAGGACGGTGTCCTGCCGGGCCGACGCTTCCTCGTCGCTGGCACAGGGCCATTGCTGCTCGCCGTTGCGGGAGAGATTGCCGAGGCCGGCGGTCAGGTTGTTGGCGTCGTCGAAGGCAGCCAGGCGACCGCGCCACTGCGCCACCTCCACCATTTCTGGGGCCAGATGCGTCGCGTCAAGGAAGCGTGGGACTATCGCCGCGTCCTCGCCCAGCACGACATCCCGATCTATTCCGGCCACGTCGTCACCGCTGCCCGCGGCGATGGCCAGGTCGAAGAGGTTACCTTCGCCAGGGCTGATGCCGACTGGCAGGTGCTGCCGGACACGCAGCGCACTGTTGCCGTCGATACCCTCTGCATCCATTTCGGCTTCGAGGCCCTCACAGAGATCGCCAGGATGGCCGAATGCGAGACGGCATGGGAGGAAGATCGTGGAGGATGGCACGTCGTCCACGATGACGGCATGCGCGCCAGCCAGCCAGGCATCTACGTTGCCGGGCAGCTGGCCGGGATCGGCGGGGCCGACCTGGCCGAATCGACCGGGGCGCTGGCCGGCCTGAGCGCCGCCCACGACCTCGGCCTGCTGAGCGAGCGTTCCTATACCGCCCAGGCCGCCTCGCTGCGCCAGGATATCGCCCAGCGCCGCGATATAGCCAGAGTGCTGAACACGATCTACGTGCCTGGCGCAGCGTTGCCCGACGTCGTCACCCCGGAGACGATCATCTGCCGCTGCGAAGAGATTCAGGCGTCGGCAATCGACACGGCAATTGCCGAGGGCGCGCTGTCGATCAACGACATCAAGCGCCGCACCCGCTGCGGGATGGGATTGTGCCAGGGTCGCATCTGCTCGCCGATCGTTCGCGCCTATGTCGCGCGGAAGGCCGGCGCAACGCCCACCGATGTCGGACTGATCACCGCCCGACCGCCGTTGAGGCCGATCCCGCTTGCCGCCCTCGCTGACCTCCCGGACGAGCACGTCGGCGAGGCAGTCTCGGCAGTCTGA
- a CDS encoding acetyl-CoA carboxylase carboxyltransferase subunit alpha, producing the protein MPELTTMTAWDRVQLARHAGRPHTMHYVNQLCDEFIEFHGDRLAGDDQALIGGLAQFRGRSVMVIGHQKGENTKENIARNFGMPKPTGYRKALRLMRHAEKFRFPVIAFIDTPGADPGLASEEGGQAFAIADNIYAMATLGTPIVAIVIGEGGSGGALAIGVADRVVMLENSVYSVASPEAAAAILWKDAARAPEAAAAMGVTAPELRAFGLIDEIIPEPIPAHEEPAAMIAAVGDVIDRQLAALDALITDGPAALLDARYAKYRAMGRFGIRA; encoded by the coding sequence ATGCCTGAGCTGACGACGATGACCGCCTGGGATCGGGTCCAGCTTGCGCGCCATGCGGGCCGGCCTCACACGATGCACTATGTCAATCAGCTCTGTGACGAGTTCATCGAGTTCCACGGCGACCGATTGGCTGGCGACGACCAGGCGCTGATCGGCGGGTTGGCCCAGTTCCGCGGGCGCAGCGTGATGGTGATCGGTCACCAGAAGGGCGAAAACACCAAGGAGAATATCGCCCGCAACTTCGGCATGCCGAAACCGACCGGCTACCGGAAAGCGCTCCGGCTGATGCGCCATGCCGAGAAGTTCCGCTTCCCGGTCATCGCCTTCATCGACACCCCTGGCGCAGACCCGGGCCTTGCCTCCGAAGAGGGTGGCCAGGCGTTCGCGATTGCCGACAACATCTACGCAATGGCGACGCTCGGCACGCCGATCGTTGCTATCGTGATCGGCGAGGGTGGCAGCGGCGGCGCGCTGGCGATCGGCGTGGCCGACCGGGTGGTGATGCTGGAGAATTCCGTCTACTCAGTCGCGTCACCCGAGGCCGCGGCCGCAATCCTCTGGAAAGACGCCGCGCGCGCGCCGGAGGCGGCTGCCGCCATGGGTGTCACCGCGCCAGAGCTACGCGCCTTCGGCCTGATTGATGAGATCATCCCCGAGCCGATCCCGGCCCACGAGGAGCCGGCCGCGATGATCGCGGCCGTCGGCGACGTTATCGACCGCCAGCTGGCCGCACTCGACGCGCTCATAACCGACGGCCCGGCCGCGCTCCTCGACGCTCGCTATGCCAAGTACCGCGCGATGGGCAGGTTCGGAATCCGGGCCTGA
- a CDS encoding protease inhibitor I42 family protein, with protein MRVLMLLASVIIIAGLALACGSAGGSKALTESDAGTTIRLKAGEAFTVKLDGNPTTGYAWEPENLDTGVLQQEGDWKFAPESSAIGSGGSVTATFKAVSAGTTTLRLIYHRSFETGVAPLKTWEATIVVK; from the coding sequence ATGCGAGTGTTGATGCTATTGGCGTCGGTGATCATCATTGCCGGCCTGGCTCTGGCGTGCGGCAGCGCCGGAGGCTCGAAGGCGCTGACCGAGAGTGACGCCGGAACGACAATCCGGCTCAAGGCCGGCGAGGCATTCACAGTGAAGCTCGATGGCAACCCGACGACCGGCTACGCCTGGGAGCCGGAGAATCTCGACACCGGGGTGCTCCAGCAAGAGGGTGACTGGAAATTCGCGCCAGAGAGCTCGGCGATTGGTTCCGGCGGGTCAGTCACTGCCACCTTCAAGGCCGTCAGCGCCGGCACAACCACGTTGCGGCTGATCTACCATCGCTCGTTCGAGACCGGTGTCGCCCCACTGAAAACCTGGGAGGCCACGATCGTCGTGAAATGA
- a CDS encoding glucose-1-phosphate adenylyltransferase: MAAIEREKTVAMILAGGQGERLSVLSRQRAKPAVMFAGKYRIIDFALSNCVNSGIYDVAVLTQYRPHSLNDHIGHGRPWDLDRATGGVHVLQPYLGRARSDWYRGTADAIYHNLFYVQEARATDVLILSGDHVYAMDYRPMLARHRELKADVTVAVQPVPWDDANRFGVMTTDDEDRVIDFDEKPAQPRSNLASMGVYIFRAEVLLDVFRRPESDRSMIDFGHEVIPFLISDGNVFAHRFGAYWRDVGTLQSYWEANMEQLADVPGLNLYDPDWRIHTRSEERPPTKIMDGSRVSRSLLSNGCIIIRGSVEHSVLSPGVVVHEGAVVRDSIIMTDTVIGPGAVIERCIVDKIARIGAGVRLGVGDDFSPNWLEPSRLNTGLTLVGRGASVPANVRAGRNVLIAPDVRETDFESLEIISGETIDPNVPVWS, translated from the coding sequence ATGGCGGCGATCGAACGGGAGAAAACCGTGGCAATGATCCTCGCCGGCGGCCAGGGCGAGCGGCTGAGTGTCCTCTCGCGCCAGCGCGCCAAACCGGCGGTCATGTTCGCCGGCAAGTACCGGATCATCGACTTCGCCCTGTCCAACTGTGTCAATTCCGGCATCTACGATGTTGCTGTTCTGACTCAGTATCGCCCGCATTCGCTCAACGACCACATCGGCCACGGCCGGCCCTGGGATCTCGACCGCGCGACCGGCGGGGTCCACGTCCTCCAGCCATATCTCGGTCGGGCCAGATCTGACTGGTACCGCGGCACCGCCGACGCGATCTACCACAACCTGTTCTACGTCCAGGAGGCCCGCGCGACCGATGTCCTCATTCTCTCCGGCGACCACGTCTATGCGATGGACTACCGCCCGATGCTCGCGCGCCATCGTGAGCTCAAGGCGGACGTCACCGTCGCCGTTCAGCCGGTGCCGTGGGACGACGCGAATCGCTTCGGCGTAATGACCACCGACGACGAGGACCGCGTTATCGACTTCGACGAGAAGCCAGCGCAGCCGCGCTCCAATCTCGCGTCGATGGGCGTCTACATCTTCCGCGCCGAAGTGCTGCTCGATGTCTTCCGCCGGCCAGAAAGCGATCGCTCGATGATCGACTTTGGCCACGAGGTCATCCCGTTTCTGATCAGCGACGGAAATGTCTTCGCCCACCGCTTCGGCGCATACTGGCGCGACGTTGGCACGCTCCAGTCCTACTGGGAGGCGAATATGGAGCAGCTCGCCGACGTGCCGGGCCTCAACCTGTACGATCCCGACTGGCGCATCCACACCCGCAGCGAGGAACGCCCCCCGACCAAGATCATGGACGGCTCGCGAGTTTCTCGATCGCTGCTCTCCAACGGTTGCATCATCATCCGTGGGTCCGTCGAGCATTCGGTGCTCTCGCCGGGTGTCGTTGTCCACGAAGGGGCTGTCGTGCGTGATTCGATCATCATGACCGACACCGTGATCGGGCCCGGCGCTGTCATCGAGCGCTGCATCGTCGACAAGATCGCCCGGATCGGCGCGGGCGTGCGGTTGGGGGTCGGCGACGACTTTTCGCCGAACTGGCTGGAGCCGTCGCGGCTCAACACTGGCCTGACGCTTGTCGGCCGTGGCGCAAGCGTGCCGGCCAACGTCCGAGCCGGCCGCAACGTGCTCATCGCGCCAGACGTGCGCGAGACCGATTTCGAATCGCTGGAGATCATCAGTGGCGAGACGATCGATCCGAACGTGCCGGTCTGGTCCTGA
- the accD gene encoding acetyl-CoA carboxylase, carboxyltransferase subunit beta, translating into MRELFRRQPRFTTSDDEDARSKVPEDLWVKCPKCGELAYTKEHLQTHRVCQRCGYHFRLAARERIDLLADEGSFVEWDTDLTTDDPLGFSVDGESYADKARKTAAKSGMAEAVISGEIAVDGQLLAIVVTDFSFMGASMGAVYGEKLARAAERAVAGCTPLLTISASGGARMQEGLFSLMQMAKTTAALTRLTEQRLPHIALLTDPCYGGVTASYATVADMIVAEPGALIGFAGPRVIEQTIRQKLPEGFQTAEFLLEHGLIDRVVPRSALKPMIGSLMRIYQQAAGCLVPPAILASEVADA; encoded by the coding sequence ATGAGAGAGCTCTTCCGACGACAACCGAGATTTACCACGTCCGACGACGAGGACGCGCGCTCGAAGGTGCCGGAAGACCTGTGGGTCAAATGCCCGAAGTGTGGCGAGCTGGCCTACACCAAGGAGCACCTTCAGACCCACCGGGTCTGTCAGCGCTGCGGTTACCACTTCCGGCTGGCCGCTCGCGAGCGGATTGACCTGCTCGCCGATGAAGGCAGCTTCGTCGAGTGGGATACGGATCTCACAACCGACGACCCACTCGGGTTCAGCGTCGATGGCGAGAGCTACGCTGACAAGGCGCGCAAGACGGCGGCGAAGTCCGGGATGGCCGAGGCGGTCATTTCTGGCGAGATTGCCGTCGATGGCCAACTACTGGCGATCGTCGTCACCGACTTCTCCTTCATGGGAGCGAGCATGGGCGCGGTCTACGGCGAGAAGCTGGCGCGCGCGGCCGAACGCGCGGTCGCCGGCTGCACCCCGCTGCTGACGATCTCCGCCTCTGGCGGCGCGAGGATGCAGGAGGGGCTGTTCTCGCTCATGCAGATGGCCAAGACGACAGCGGCGCTGACGCGGCTGACCGAACAGCGATTGCCGCACATCGCGCTGCTGACCGACCCGTGCTACGGCGGGGTAACGGCATCGTACGCGACGGTGGCCGACATGATCGTCGCCGAGCCTGGCGCGCTGATCGGCTTCGCAGGTCCACGAGTGATCGAGCAGACAATCCGTCAGAAGCTGCCGGAGGGGTTCCAGACTGCCGAGTTCCTGCTGGAGCATGGCCTGATCGACCGAGTGGTTCCGCGTTCCGCGCTGAAGCCGATGATCGGCTCGCTGATGCGGATCTACCAGCAGGCTGCCGGCTGCCTCGTGCCGCCCGCGATCCTTGCCAGCGAGGTGGCCGATGCCTGA
- a CDS encoding ABC transporter permease: MPAVGVLLALGIWQVLWLRQVFPSYMLPSPASVADKWWLLYRNGTLLHHAGVTLREALLGFAVAFVVGVGLGYPLARFHTFDVIFGPYVAVSQAMPVIAFAPLLVVWFGLGLLPKVIICALIVFFPILVNTVVGLRSIDPSLIEASWSMGASDWQTLRYVEVPLMLRPLLGGIKMGLTLSMTGAVVGEFVSSSAGLGYLMMLGRTAYDIPMVYVAALTMATIATIGYVVISLLERLVDALV, translated from the coding sequence TTGCCGGCGGTCGGGGTATTGCTGGCGCTTGGGATCTGGCAGGTGTTGTGGCTGCGACAGGTCTTTCCGAGCTACATGCTGCCCTCCCCCGCGTCGGTCGCCGACAAGTGGTGGCTCCTCTACCGCAACGGGACGCTCCTGCATCATGCCGGCGTCACGCTCAGGGAAGCGCTGCTCGGGTTCGCCGTCGCATTCGTTGTTGGCGTTGGCCTGGGCTATCCGCTGGCGCGATTCCATACGTTCGACGTGATCTTCGGGCCATACGTCGCTGTCTCCCAGGCGATGCCGGTGATCGCCTTCGCGCCGCTGCTGGTCGTCTGGTTCGGCCTCGGGCTGTTGCCGAAGGTCATCATCTGCGCCCTGATCGTCTTCTTTCCGATCCTCGTCAACACGGTCGTCGGCCTGCGATCGATCGACCCGTCGCTGATCGAGGCGTCCTGGAGCATGGGCGCGTCAGATTGGCAGACGTTGCGCTATGTCGAGGTTCCGCTGATGCTGCGACCGCTGCTGGGCGGGATCAAGATGGGGCTGACGCTGTCGATGACCGGGGCCGTCGTGGGCGAGTTCGTCTCATCGAGCGCCGGGCTGGGATATCTGATGATGCTCGGCCGCACTGCCTACGACATTCCGATGGTCTACGTTGCGGCGCTGACAATGGCCACGATCGCCACCATTGGCTATGTCGTCATCAGCCTGCTGGAACGCCTCGTCGACGCGCTGGTCTAG
- a CDS encoding carboxymuconolactone decarboxylase family protein, translated as MATLRYVEEDDADERVSAAYDDIKAGFGNGQVPNVYKVLGNNATILEAAVEHRHRVMEEGTLDSTAKELLAWATVTLLNNRFGIQIHTARLKRLGFSDAEVLEALGVLQYFAGISVVINGLDMGDDVNEDIKRFLKNEE; from the coding sequence ATGGCAACGCTGCGATACGTCGAGGAGGATGACGCCGACGAGCGCGTGAGCGCCGCCTATGACGACATCAAGGCCGGCTTCGGCAACGGACAGGTGCCAAACGTCTATAAGGTCCTGGGCAACAACGCGACCATCCTCGAGGCTGCGGTCGAGCATCGCCATCGAGTGATGGAAGAAGGCACACTCGACTCGACGGCGAAAGAGCTCCTCGCCTGGGCCACAGTGACGCTACTGAACAATCGCTTCGGCATCCAGATCCACACCGCCCGCCTGAAGCGGCTCGGCTTCAGCGACGCCGAGGTGCTGGAGGCGCTGGGCGTGCTCCAGTACTTCGCTGGCATCTCAGTCGTCATCAACGGCCTCGACATGGGCGACGACGTGAACGAGGACATCAAGCGATTTCTCAAGAACGAAGAATGA